In Leishmania major strain Friedlin complete genome, chromosome 26, a genomic segment contains:
- a CDS encoding putative ras-like small GTPases — translation MEDTARTDEQRRRVAGWTPVVKTLGDHRLRVAIVGRMNSGKSSLFNLLCEDPTMPAKKNIVKDFNGITRDCVEAHAALDDLHFTVIDTPGLLGGKLVEEAFRTVETADAAIFVTAVDEDVSAEEHDLIQYLAAKKMPTCLLVNKMDLVPEEEEALVLDVYNRLGLGKAVPFSARKREGLDMLSALLEPLYHIHAMRKVENDWDIEDLAMAGDEAAMEEIRDRNCTDRYIRVAIVGRTNSGKTSLVNRLVGYERNRAADESNTTRDPIEIACMYKGRKLKLIDTAGLARQRYRTDREFLSRIHSLSLNEIRYAHVVIVVFDATEGHPNKYDMSILHKVAQEGRPFVLCANKWDAVLDQSATAEAIDFKIKRQVQEVKYSNAVVVSAHTGMNLTLLMDQVLELYDTWNKRVRRSELTKFWRKLEKSVIIPYHVARVGRITQISTRPPTFLLQLQTKKEESQLPKALQEMMKNAITEEFGFRGVPLRLVQEVKDSNPDYI, via the coding sequence ATGGAAGACACCGCACGCACCgacgagcagcgccggcgcgtgGCCGGCTGGACGCCGGTGGTCAAGACTCTGGGTGATCACCGCCTTCGCGTCGCCATCGTCGGTCGCATGAACAGCGGCAAGTCCTCGCTGTTCAACCTGCTCTGTGAGGACCCCACGATGCCGGCAAAGAAGAACATTGTAAAGGACTTCAACGGCATCACGCGCGACTGcgtggaggcgcacgcggcgctaGACGACCTGCACTTCACCGTCATCGACACCCCAGGTCTCCTTGGTGGCAAgctggtggaggaggcaTTCCGCACCGTTGAGACGGCCGACGCCGCGATCTTCGTCACCGCTGTGGACGAGGACGTGTCTGCGGAGGAGCACGACTTGATCCAGTACCTGGCAGCCAAGAAGATGCCAACATGCCTGTTGGTCAACAAGATGGACCTCGtgccggaggaggaggaggctctCGTACTGGATGTGTACAACCGCCTCGGCCTTGGCAAAGCCGTCCCGTTTTCGGCTCGCAAGCGGGAGGGACTCGATATGCTGTCTGCCTTGCTCGAGCCGCTCTACCACATTCACGCGATGCGCAAAGTGGAGAACGACTGGGATATCGAGGATCTCGCCATGGCCGGTGACGAGGCGGCCATGGAGGAGATTCGTGATCGCAACTGCACCGACCGGTACATCCGCGTGGCCATCGTCGGTCGCACGAACAGCGGCAAGACAAGCCTGGTGAACCGCCTCGTTGGCTACGAGCGGAaccgcgccgctgacgagtCGAATACGACCCGCGACCCCATCGAAATCGCATGCATGTACAAGGGGAGGAAGCTTAAGCTCATCGACACGGCCGGACTGGCGCGTCAGCGGTACCGCACTGACCGTGAGTTTCTCAGCCGCATCCACAGCCTCTCGCTGAACGAGATTCGATACGCGCACGTGGTGATTGTGGTGTTCGACGCCACCGAGGGTCACCCGAACAAGTACGATATGTCCATCCTGCACAAGGTCGCTCAAGAGGGCCGCCCGTTCGTGCTGTGCGCGAACAAGTGGGACGCGGTGCTCGACCAAAGCGCTACCGCCGAGGCCATCGACTTCAAGATCAAGCGGCAGGTGCAGGAGGTGAAGTACAGCAACGCGGTGGTCGTCTCTGCGCACACTGGCATGAACCTGACCTTGCTCATGGACCAGGTGCTGGAGCTGTACGACACGTGGAACAAGCGCGTGCGACGTTCGGAGCTGACCAAGTTCTGGCGCAAACTGGAGAAGTCCGTGATCATCCCGTATCACGTGGCACGGGTTGGACGCATTACGCAGATCAGCACCCGTCCGCCCACCTTTCTcttgcagctgcagacaaagaaggaggagagTCAGCTGCCCAAGGCACTGCAGGAAATGATGAAGAACGCCATCACCGAGGAATTCGGCTTCCGCGGCGTGCCACTGCGGCTCGTGCAGGAGGTGAAGGATTCCAATCCGGACTACATCTAA
- a CDS encoding aminopeptidase-like protein — protein MAAVRHVLPSSVRPTHYHIALSPDLENATFSAEVAINVHINEPTSTFVLNAVGLSFFDVSVRAGVGGGGNDAPLAVQSITESTEDQRIFVQVDRAVTDAAQLRFRYTAAMSDNLFAFYRSQYTYEGATSYVGATQMCPAEARRVFPCWDEPAVKATFALDITVLARLRVWSNDAPRKVVQLPDGLARWEFRPAMVMSTYVVAWVIGELETTEVVVPRSAAAGAAQRGEPASSSSVVIRAVTPRGKIEQARFALTVAAQVLPLYEECFQFPYVFPKLDLIALPNFVFGAMENWGCITFREQTLLASEEASAMQKERVAMVVAHELAHQWFGNLATMAWWSDLWLNESFATYMAVWAVNKIFPEWVVDTQFAHDEGSRAFQLDAMRSSHPIELPVRDVREVDSIFDAISYSKGAMVLHMAAKFVGEKGFQRGLVDYLSRYAYASATSLQLWEALSGPAAPNLKEILHSWTREQGYPYVLAAYDAATGTLALSQRRFFVVSDVAADKDAPLWKIPMAYTYGTAGGEVKTRSVVLADSTTSVSIDGAVWVKVNSGQIAFCRVQYTAEMLRGLVCPLTAKVINSTDRYSILADYAAFARGGYCDTVQVIDLLSHYHSEDNYTVWCEVAQLEKDLRGILACSSPEVCVAFNDFCNRLYSPAMQRLGLQPRQGDGHRTQQARLLIFSRLLSCSNVEATTVARDLYDKRTTSPISPDMLGCVYAVHINTHGAAAMAEVQELIAKTTYAEERVQYLGALAAVAEPSIDVPKLMDYLLSDAVSSQDMFTVMLGLAEGAQTQTIFVQQLMDKWPRLAQKAPSVLLARMLKLVEHSSDDALVAPLRRFFDSMPEEMQSRTRMSFEQGVEGLLCNVAWAARDGARIAHYLLHKGTPVKTE, from the coding sequence ATGGCCGCCGTTCGCCACGTTCTACCGAGCAGTGTGCGACCGACGCACTACCACATTGCCCTCTCTCCAGATCTCGAGAACGCCACCTTCTCGGCTGAGGTGGCCATCAACGTGCACATCAATGAGCCCACAAGCACCTTCGTGCTGAATGCCGTGGGACTATCGTTTTTCGATGTCtcagtgcgcgccggcgtgggcggcggtggcaacgaTGCTCCACTGGCTGTGCAGAGCATCACGGAGTCGACGGAGGACCAGCGCATATTTGTGCAGGTCGATCGGGCAGTCACCGATGCCGCTCAGCTGCGGTTTCGCTACACGGCGGCCATGAGCGACAATCTCTTCGCTTTCTACCGCAGCCAGTACACGTACGAGGGCGCCACGTCGTACGTGGGGGCGACTCAGATGTGCCCCGCGGAGGCCCGCCGCGTCTTCCCCTGCTGGGATGAGCCGGCTGTCAAAGCAACATTTGCCCTCGACATAACCGTCCTCGCTAGGCTGCGGGTGTGGAGCAACGACGCACCGCGCaaggtggtgcagctgccggaCGGCCTCGCGCGTTGGGAATTCCGCCCTGCCATGGTCATGTCCACCTACGTCGTCGCCTGGGTGATTGGAGAGCTGGAGACgacggaggtggtggtgccacggagcgctgccgcaggggCTGCTCAGCGTGGCGAACCGgcatcgtcctcctccgtcgtcATCCGTGCAGTTACCCCACGCGGCAAGATTGAGCAAGCGCGATTCGCGCTGACGGTGGCCGCGCAAGTGCTGCCGCTCTACGAGGAGTGCTTCCAGTTTCCGTATGTCTTTCCGAAGCTGGACCTCATTGCATTGCCCAATTTTGTCTTTGGGGCTATGGAGAACTGGGGCTGCATCACGTTCCGCGAGCAGACACTACTGGCCtcggaggaggcgagcgccATGCAGAAAGAGCGGGTcgcgatggtggtggcgcatGAGCTAGCCCATCAGTGGTTCGGCAACTTGGCGACCATGGCCTGGTGGTCCGACCTATGGCTGAACGAGTCCTTTGCCACCTACATGGCCGTGTGGGCGGTGAACAAGATCTTTCCTGAGTGGGTGGTGGACACGCAGTTCGCGCACGACGAGGGAAGCCGGGCATTCCAGCTGGACGCCATGCGCTCCTCGCACCCCATCGAGTTGCCGGTGCGGGATGTGCGAGAGGTGGACAGCATTTTCGATGCCATCAGCTACTCCAAGGGAGCCATGGTGCTGCACATGGCGGCCAAGTTCGTTGGCGAGAAAGGATTCCAGCGTGGGCTGGTTGACTATCTCTCCCGCTACGCCTACGCGTCCGCTacatcgctgcagctgtgggAAGCCCTCTCCGGCCCTGCAGCGCCGAATTTAAAAGAGATCCTTCACAGCTGGACAAGGGAGCAGGGGTACCCGTATGTGCTGGCCGCATACGATGCAGCCACCGGTACActggcgctgtcgcagcggcgcttctTCGTCGTGAGCGACGTGGCGGCAGACAAGGATGCGCCACTGTGGAAAATTCCCATGGCTTACACGTACGGGACCGCGGGTGGGGAGGTCAAGACCCGGTCCGTCGTGCTCGCCGACTCCACCACGTCCGTCTCGATTGACGGCGCGGTGTGGGTGAAGGTGAACTCGGGCCAGATCGCCTTCTGCCGTGTGCAGTACACGGCAGAGATGCTGCGCGGGCTCGTTTGTCCGCTTACCGCGAAGGTCATCAATTCCACGGACCGCTACTCCATTCTCGCGGACTACGCGGCCTTCGCGCGCGGAGGCTACTGCGACACGGTGCAGGTTATCGATCTTCTCTCCCATTACCACAGCGAGGACAACTACACGGTGTGGTGCGAGGTGGCCCAGCTCGAGAAGGACCTGCGCGGCATCCTCGCCTGCAGTTCACCGGAGGTGTGCGTCGCATTCAACGACTTCTGCAATCGTCTCTACTCCccagcgatgcagcggctcggGTTGCAGCCACGCCAGGGAGACGGTCACCGCACCCAGCAAGCGCGCCTACTAATCTTCTCTCGGCTGCTCTCGTGCAGCAACGTCGAGGCCACGACGGTGGCACGCGACCTGTACGACAAGCGAACCACGAGCCCCATTTCGCCTGACATGCTTGGTTGCGTGTACGCTGTACATATCAACAcccacggcgcggcggcgatggccgAGGTGCAGGAGCTCATCGCCAAAACCACATACGCGGAGGAACGGGTGCAGTACCTTGGTGCcctcgcggcggtggcggagccGTCCATTGACGTGCCGAAGCTGATGGACTATCTTCTGTCGGACGCGGTGAGCAGTCAGGACATGTTCACGGTGATGCTCGGCTTGGCGGAGggtgcacagacacagaccATCTTTGTTCAGCAGCTGATGGACAAGTGGCCGCGCCTGGCCCAGAAGGCGCCATCCGTGCTGCTGGCGAGGATGCTGAAGCTGGTCgagcacagcagcgacgatgcGCTGGTGGCACCACTGCGCCGCTTCTTCGACAGCATGCCTGAAGAAATGCAGTCTCGCACTCGAATGTCCTTCGAGCAGGGTGTGGAGGGCCTCCTGTGCAATGTGGCGTGGGCCGCTCGTGATGGCGCCCGCATTGCCCACTATCTACTGCACAAGGGAACCCCCGTCAAAACAGAGTAG
- a CDS encoding 6-phosphofructo-2-kinase/fructose-2,6-biphosphatase-1-like protein — MSEAAPPPVLGTASSAVAPQPFGGSEASRKRRLKPISFQRMAMIQEEIARIDKHLEALEASESKVVDPDSVGQHNLTTEDVIDPVVLHMLTVELCQLAASGDAVGARILLTGGADPNSRDYDGRTLLHIACMNGRLSVVTVLLEFSADASLLDRDGNTPLEVAEEYGFGDVAQVLSGYFDAGANAVPDSFTWKPPSFESTPVSIHQPDFSAVPQPMLGSLIVIMVGLPGRGKTYVAEQIRRYFQWNGLTCKIFFHQACRRRVERAMTDRADRDADVSSPTGATELEFRISKELAHDLTTYVCKTSGVAILDGTQTTHARRQYLLRAIRDTRLINMTRVVFVELVNNNKETIHRNILLAKEMFPNTPEDFVDRYYEVIKQHEAVYKTLNPLTDCDMPYIRIEDTQTYSLNMITGWMPSRLAFMLHNLSPTPMNLYLTRAGEYVDLLSNRIGGNSRLTARGRAYSRALFEYFEKEIPSTTALTVMTSCAKRCTQTVHYFAEESIKCQSTANPASEQAGGKPSLRCRVLYFPTLDDINHGDCEGQLLSDVLRTMPNTLQSMKADPYYTAWPNGECIHQVFNSRLEPHIHDIQASTTPVLVASHLHLLQGLYSYFVTDGDKIVAPQNAFQIDIPFEHVIKIRMVGLNRVAELIHLSDAVDAILQSDTELCT, encoded by the coding sequence ATGTCAGAGGCGGCGCCACCCCCGGTGCTGGGGACGGCGAGTTCGGCGGTGGCCCCGCAGCCCTTCGGTGGCTCCGAGGCCTCGAGGAAGCGGCGCCTGAAGCCCATTTCCTTTCAGCGAATGGCCATGATCCAGGAGGAGATTGCGCGGATCGACAAGCATCtcgaggcgctggaggcgagcGAGAGCAAAGTCGTCGATCCTGACTCGGTTGGGCAGCATAACCTCACCACCGAAGACGTCATCGACCCCGTTGTGCTGCACATGCTCACTGTGGAGCTGTGCCAACTGGCGGCCTCTGGCGACGCCGTGGGTGCCCGAATTCTACTGACCGGCGGCGCAGATCCCAACAGTCGCGACTACGATGGCCGTACACTGCTGCATATTGCCTGCATGAACGGTCGACTCTCAGTGGTTACGGTGCTCCTTGAATTTAGCGCAgatgcgtcgctgctggacCGCGACGGCAACACTCCTCTTGAAGTAGCGGAAGAGTACGGATTCGGCGACGTCGCGCAGGTGCTGTCTGGCTACTTTGACGCGGGGGCCAACGCTGTTCCCGACTCCTTCACCTGGAAGCCGCCCTCCTTTGAGTCGACACCTGTGTCGATTCACCAGCCAGACTTCTCCGCTGTCCCGCAGCCCATGCTCGGGTCGCTCATTGTCATTATGGTTGGGCTTCCCGGGCGTGGCAAGACGTATGTGGCGGAGCAAATCCGGCGCTACTTCCAGTGGAACGGGCTCACGTGCAAGATTTTCTTTCATCAggcgtgccgccgtcgcgtcgAGCGGGCCATGACGGACCGGGCGGACCGAGACGCCGACGTATCATCGCCGACCGGCGCCACCGAGCTTGAGTTTCGAATCTCCAAGGAGCTGGCGCACGATCTCACCACCTACGTTTGCAAGACCAGCGGTGTTGCCATCCTCGACGGCACGCAGACGACACATGCACGACGCCAGtacctgctgcgcgcgatTCGCGACACGCGCCTCATCAACATGACGCGCGTCGTCTTTGTGGAGCTGGTGAACAACAACAAGGAGACGATCCACCGCAACATCCTGCTCGCCAAGGAGATGTTCCCGAACACGCCGGAGGACTTCGTGGACCGCTATTACGAGGTCATCAAGCAACACGAGGCGGTGTACAAGACACTCAATCCTCTTACGGACTGCGACATGCCCTATATTCGCATTGAGGATACCCAGACGTACTCGCTGAACATGATCACTGGCTGGATGCCGAGTCGGCTCGCCTTCATGCTGCACAATCTCAGTCCAACCCCCATGAACTTGTACCTCACTCGCGCTGGTGAGTACGTGGACTTGCTGAGCAACCGCATCGGCGGGAACTCGCGCCTCACCGCGCGGGGCCGCGCCTACAGCCGCGCCCTCTTCGAATACTTTGAAAAGGAAATTCCGTCAACGACGGCCTTGACCGTCATGACAAGCTGCGCGAAGCGGTGCACGCAGACGGTGCACTACTTTGCCGAGGAGTCCATCAAGTGCCAATCCACTGCGAACCCCGCCTCGGAGCAGGCGGGAGGCAAACCGTCTCTGCGCTGTCGCGTCTTGTACTTCCCTACCCTGGACGACATCAACCACGGCGACTGCGAAGGGCAGCTGCTGTCTGACGTCCTGCGAACCATGCCGAACACGTTGCAGTCCATGAAGGCGGACCCGTACTACACAGCGTGGCCGAATGGCGAGTGCATTCACCAAGTCTTTAACTCACGACTCGAGCCTCACATCCACGACATCCAAGCCAGCACCACCCCCGTGCTCGTCGCCTCTCACCTCCACCTCTTGCAGGGCCTCTACTCGTACTTTGTGACGGACGGCGACAAGATCGTCGCTCCGCAGAACGCGTTCCAGATCGACATCCCGTTCGAGCACGTCATCAAGATCCGCATGGTCGGCCtcaaccgcgtcgccgagcttATTCACCTTTCTGACGCCGTTGACGCCATACTGCAGAGCGACACGGAGCTGTGCACATGA
- a CDS encoding putative C-1-tetrahydrofolate synthase,cytoplasmic — protein sequence MPSAQIIDGKAIAAAIRSELKDKVAALRELYGGRVPGLASIIVGQRMDSKKYVQLKHKAAAEVGMASFNVELPEDISQEVLEVNVEKLNNDPNCHGIIVQLPLPKHLNENRAIEKIHPHKDADALLPVNVGLLHYKGREPPFTPCTAKGVIVLLKRCGIEMAGKRAVVLGRSNIVGAPVAALLMKENATVTIVHSGTSTEDMIDYLRTADIVIAAMGQPGYVKGEWIKEGAAVVDVGTTPVPDPSRKDGYRLVGDVCFEEAAARAAWISPVPGGVGPMTIAMLLENTLEAFKAALGVS from the coding sequence ATGCCGTCTGCTCAGATCATTGACGGCAAGGCGATCGCGGCAGCCATCCGCAGTGAGCTGAAGGATAAGGTGGCAGCCTTGAGGGAGCTTTACGGCGGCAGGGTGCCAGGGCTCGCCTCCATCATCGTGGGGCAGCGCATGGACTCGAAAAAGTACGTGCAGCTGAAGCATAAAGCTGCGGCGGAGGTTGGGATGGCCAGCTTCAACGTTGAACTGCCCGAGGACATTTCGCAGGAGGTGCTCGAGGTCAACGTTGAGAAGCTCAACAACGACCCAAACTGCCACGGCATCATTGTCCAGCTGCCTTTGCCAAAGCATCTCAATGAAAACAGAGCCATTGAGAAGATCCACCCACACAAGGACGCCGATGCACTGCTGCCCGTCAACGTCGGGCTGCTCCACTACAAGGGCAGGGAGCCGCCCTTCACCCCGTGCACGGCGAAGGGCGTCATTGTGCTCTTGAAGCGCTGTGGTATCGAGATGGCTGGCAAGCGCGCGGTTGTGCTGGGCCGCAGTAACATTGTTGGCGCTCCAGTTGCGGCGCTCCTCATGAAGGAAAACGCCACTGTCACCATCGTTCATTCGGGAACATCGACAGAGGACATGATCGATTACCTGcgcaccgccgacatcgTCATCGCGGCGATGGGTCAGCCCGGGTACGTCAAGGGGGAGTGGATCAAGGAGGGGGCCGCCGTTGTGGATGTCGGCACGACGCCCGTACCGGACCCATCGAGGAAGGATGGCTATCGTCTCGTCGGTGATGTCTGCTTCGAGGAggctgccgcgcgcgcagcgtggATCTCACCGGTGCCCGGTGGTGTTGGCCCCATGACGATTGCCATGCTCCTCGAGAACACTCTCGAGGCCTTCAAGGCTGCGTTGGGCGTATCATAG
- the CYC8 gene encoding putative mitotic cyclin has product MPAYVVAKQEAERMRKEAWRPLTFRMIQQRIRDHFVRDLDDETELRSSRYILTTAQVERFLFPLFQRADAKAVRVLGEVWGRSRDPSRKLSDQIVAVLTRRQHVLLQGTELTLMELKEKVLLAARLQEPLTACEVRQLAIQLGPSNRVWVEEWLRAHPAEEAVDSLALCTALRDAVQQRFGAFTFSGAYYPTVLDDLIDMDELAQSSMVYPPKQGVPAQSVRARACEELFIFTIFCGVPLSLDAYFLAVALLDRFLARRSTPKEQLRLYSMAALLLASKCDHSWPTLDPHFVSVKMKLAQEDVMTAEEEIVQTLQFDTTVSTLHHFCEALLLHQDPPASPEQRQLLEYLIASLSVHTYYGQYRQSCLAAAALHSSRHAARLATGEPSESVRVLLPVVYAALQKNNVERSPGNLIKQIYAQPERHAVSLTPTAVLFPSLSCCSSLSASE; this is encoded by the coding sequence atGCCGGCCTATGTGGTCGCCAAAcaagaggcggagaggatgcGAAAGGAAGCGTGGCGCCCGCTAACGTTCCGGATGATtcagcagcgcatccgcgACCACTTCGTGCGCGACTTGGACGACGAGACGGAACTGAGGAGCAGCCGTTACATTCTCACGACCGCGCAAGTCGAGCGATTCCTTTTTCCGCTGTTCCAGCGCGCAGACGCGAAGGCGGTGCGCGTTCTCGGAGAGGTATGGGGGCGCTCGCGCGACCCCTCGCGTAAGCTGAGTGATCAGATCGTCGCCGTCCTCACTCGCCGCCAACACGTGCTGCTCCAGGGGACGGAGCTGACGTTGATGGAGCTGAAGGAGAAGGTGCTgttggcggcgcggctgcaagAGCCGCTGACGGCGTGCGAGGTCCGTCAGCTGGCAATCCAGCTGGGCCCCAGCAACCGCGTGTGGGTGGAGGAGTGGCTGCGCGCCCATCCTGCAGAGGAGGCCGTGGATTCGCTAGCGCTCTGCACCGCGCTGCGGgatgcggtgcagcagcgattCGGAGCCTTCACGTTTTCCGGGGCTTACTACCCCACAGTGCTGGACGACTTAATCGACATGGATGAGCTCGCGCAGAGCTCCATGGTGTACCCGCCGAAGCAGGGCGTGCCGGCGCAGtccgtgcgtgcacgcgcctGCGAGGAGCTTTTCATCTTCACCATATTCTGCGGTGTGCCGCTCTCCCTCGATGCCTACTTCCTTGCCGTAGCCCTGCTCGACCGCTTCCTTGCCCGTCGCAGCACCCCGAAAGAACAGCTACGGCTATACAGCATGGCAGccctgctgctcgcctccaAGTGCGATCATTCATGGCCGACATTGGACCCGCACTTCGTGTCCGTCAAGATGAAGCTCGCACAAGAAGACGTCATgaccgcggaggaggaaatTGTGCAGACACTACAGTTCGACACGACCGTGTCCACGCTGCACCACTTCTGCGAGGCACTTCTGCTCCACCAAGACCCGCCGGCGTCTCcggagcagcgccagctgctggagtATCTGATTGCCTCTCTCTCAGTTCACACCTACTACGGCCAGTACAGGCAGTCCTGCttggcagctgcggcacttcacagcagccgccacgctgcTCGGCTCGCAACCGGCGAGCCAAGTGAGTCCGTGCGCGTACTGCTGCCAGTCGTGTACGCTGCACTGCAGAAGAACAATGTGGAACGCAGTCCAGGCAACCTGATAAAGCAGATCTACGCTCAGCCAGAACGCCACGCCGTGAGCCTGACCCCTACCGCAGTCCTGTTTCCCAGTCTGTCGTGCTGCTCCTCTCTTAGCGCCAGCGAGTGA